In a single window of the Neodiprion virginianus isolate iyNeoVirg1 chromosome 1, iyNeoVirg1.1, whole genome shotgun sequence genome:
- the LOC124310444 gene encoding collagen alpha-2(IV) chain-like isoform X2 — protein sequence MHGRNKAALCTLVIAALVLQITKAQTDSEGEELVYDISDTQKTQYLNQNFDTSAYNYGYEVSPDGQFHHEVHGPDGVTYGCYGYVNPFGKLTATFYLSDGWGYRIVRPGDNVELFLHKHEHHENHEHGDHDDNGHDHEDHHNHHDHHGILTAWKDLYFPPVCGQFESTNERPITFQPGRPTIPNAPSQGGDGEPSRPVGFPARPGTPGSPGTAAQPGYPGTPGRPGTPGTPAIPAQPGYPGTPGRPGTPGTPAIPAQPGYPGTPGRPGTPGTPAIPAQPGYPGTPGRPGTPGTPAIPAQPGYPGTPGRPGTPGIPAIPAKPGYPGTPGRPGTPGTPAIPAQPGYPGTPGIPGTPGTPAIPAQPGYPGTPGRPGTPGTPAIPAQPGYPGTPGRPGTPGTPAIPAQPGYPGTPGRPGTPGTPAIPAQPGYPGTPGRPGTPGTPAIPAQPGYPGTPGRPGTPGTPAIPAQPGYPGTPGKPGTPGTPAIPAQPGYPGTPGRPGTPGTPAIPAQPGYPGTPGRPGTPGTPAIPAQPGYPGTPGRPGTPGTPAIPAQPGYPGTPGRPGTPGTPAIPAQPGYPGTPGRPGTPGTPAIPAQPGYPGTPGRPGTPGTPAIPAQPGYPGTPGRPGTPGTPAIPAQPGYPGTPGRPGTPGTPAIPAQPGYPGTPGRPGTPGTPAIPAQPGYPGTPGRPGTPGTPAIPAQPGYPGTPGRPGTPGTPAIPAQPGYPGTPGRPGTPGTPAIPAQPGYPGTPGRPGTPGTPAIPAQPGYPGTPGKPGTPGTPAIPAQPGYPGTPGRPGTPGTPAIPAQPGYPGTPGRPGTPGTPAIPAQPGYPGTPGRPGTPGTPAIPAQPGYPGTPGRPGTPGTPAIPAQPGYPGTPGRPGTPGTPAIPAQPGYPGTPGRPGTPGTPAIPAQPGYPGTPGRPGTPGTPAIPAQPGYPGTPGRPGTPGTPAIPAQPGYPGTPGRPGTPGTPAIPAQPGYPGTPGIPGTPGTPAIPAQPGYPGTPGRPGTPGTPAIPAQPGYPGTPGRPGTPGTPAIPAQPGYPGTPGIPGTPGTPAIPAQPGYPGTPGRPGTPGTPAIPAQPGYPGTPGRPGTPGTPAIPAQPGYPGTPGRPGTPGTPAIPAQPGYPGTPGRPGTPGTPAIPAQPGYPGTPGIPGTPGTPAIPAQPGYPGTPGRPGTPGTPAIPAQPGYPGTPGRPGTPGTPAIPAQPGYPGTPGRPGTPGTPAIPAQPGYPGTPGRPGTPGTPAIPAQPGYPGTPGRPGTPGTPAIPAQPGYPGTPGRPGTPGTPAIPAQPGYPGTPGRPGTPGTPAIPAQPGYPGTPGRPGTPGTPAIPAQPGYPGTPGRPGTPGTPAIPAQPGYPGTPGRPGTPGTPAIPAQPGYPGTPGRPGTPGTPAIPAQPGYPGTPGRPGTPGTPAIPAQPGYPGTPGRPGTPGTPAIPAQPGYPGTPGRPGTPGTPAIPAQPGYPGTPGRPGTPGTPAIPAQPGYPGTPGRPGTPGTPAIPAQPGYPGTPGRPGTPGTPAIPAQPGYPGTPGRPGTPGTPAIPAQPGYPGTPGRPGTPGTPAIPAQPGYPGTPGRPGTPGTPAIPAQPGYPGTPGRPGTPGTPAIPAQPGYPGTPGRPGTPGTPAIPAQPGYPGTPGKPGTPGTPAIPAQPGYPGTPGRPGTPGTPAIPAQPGYPGTPGRPGTPGTPAIPAQPGYPGTPGRPGTPGTPAIPAQPGYPGTPGKPGTPGTPAIPAQPGYPGTPGRPGTPGTPAIPAQPGYPGTPGRPGTPGTPAIPAQPGYPGTPGRPGTPGTPAIPAQPGYPGTPGRPGTPGTPAIPAQPGYPGTPGRPGTPGTPAIPAQPGYPGTPGRPGTPGTPAIPAQPGYPGTPGRPGTPGTPAIPAQPGYPGTPGRPGTPGTPAIPAQPGYPGTPGRPGTPGTPAIPAQPGYPGTPGRPGTPGTPAIPAQPGYPGTPGRPGTPGTPAIPAQPGYPGTPGRPGTPGTPAIPAQPGYPGTPGRPGTPGTPAIPAQPGYPGTPGRPGTPGTPAIPAQPGYPGTPGRPGTPGTPAIPAQPGYPGTPGRPGTPGTPAIPAQPGYPGTPGRPGTPGTPAIPAQPGYPGTPGRPGTPGTPAIPAQPGYPGTPGRPGTPGTPAIPAQPGYPGKPGTPGTPAIPAQPGYPGSPGYPGYPGYPSYPEPGYPGYPGYPGYPEPGTQPEPGYPGYPGYPGAPNGPIGGIGPEGPVGGIGGDGGIGGDGGVGGEGGVGPDGPDGPWPTGPPGPDGPWPGDPDYVPRAQPTQRPSYFNKQNVPYTPITAGSFIESKYPESKKLTSDSMYNSPTRQLSSANGNSEGTKKTASNQGLIEKFKQSNQSPKSDYTEPQVQPDAAGQARIPNSAEQSQ from the exons GTGATAGCAGCACTTGTTCTGCAAATCACTAAGGCACAGACGGACTCGGAAGGAGAAGAACTCGTATACGACATAAGTGACACACAAAAGACACAATACTTGAACCAGAATTTCGATACGA GTGCTTACAATTACGGATATGAAGTGTCTCCGGACGGTCAATTTCATCACGAAGTGCACGGTCCTGACGGCGTAACTTACGGATGTTACGGGTACGTCAACCCGTTCGGTAAATTGACGGCAACATTTTATTTAAGTGACGGTTGGGGCTACCGTATTGTGCGTCCTGGTGACAATGTGGAGCTCTTTCTTCACAAGCACGAACACCACGAAAATCATGAACACGGTGACCACGACGATAATGGGCATGATCACGAAGATCATCACAATCATCACGATCATCATGGCATTCTGACAGCGTGGAAGGATCTATATTTCCCTCCAGTTTGTGGCCAATTTGAAAGCACGAATGAAAGACCCATCACATTCCAACCCGGTCGACCGACGATACCAAACG CGCCGTCGCAAGGTGGTGATGGGGAACCATCTCGTCCCGTGGGATTTCCTGCTAGACCTGGAACACCAGGATCACCAGGGACTGCTGCACAACCCGGATACCCAGGCACACCCGGCAGGCCCGGAACTCCAGGAACACCGGCAATTCCAGCTCAACCAGGATACCCCG GCACACCCGGCAGACCTGGCACCCCTGGTACTCCGGCAATCCCAGCTCAACCAGGATACCCCGGCACGCCCGGCAGACCTGGAACGCCAGGAACACCGGCAATTCCAGCTCAACCAGGATACCCCGGCACACCCGGCAGACCCGGAACGCCAGGAACACCGGCAATTCCAGCTCAACCAGGATACCCCGGCACACCCGGCAGACCCGGAACGCCAGGAATACCGGCAATTCCAGCTAAACCAGGATACCCCGGCACACCCGGTAGACCTGGCACCCCCGGTACTCCGGCAATCCCAGCTCAACCAGGATACCCCGGCACACCCGGTATACCCGGAACGCCAGGAACACCGGCAATTCCAGCTCAACCAGGATACCCCGGCACACCCGGCAGACCTGGCACACCTGGTACTCCGGCAATCCCAGCTCAACCAGGATACCCAGGCACACCCGGCAGACCTGGCACCCCCGGTACTCCGGCAATCCCAGCTCAACCAGGATACCCCGGCACACCCGGTAGACCGGGAACGCCAGGAACACCGGCAATTCCAGCTCAACCAGGATACCCCGGCACACCCGGTAGACCCGGAACGCCAGGAACACCGGCAATTCCAGCTCAACCAGGATACCCCGGCACACCCGGTAGACCCGGAACGCCAGGAACACCGGCAATTCCAGCTCAACCAGGATACCCCGGCACACCCGGTAAACCCGGAACGCCAGGAACACCGGCAATCCCAGCTCAACCAGGATACCCCGGCACACCCGGCAGACCTGGCACCCCCGGTACTCCGGCAATCCCAGCTCAACCAGGATACCCCGGCACACCCGGCAGACCTGGCACCCCCGGTACTCCAGCAATCCCAGCTCAACCGGGATACCCCGGCACACCCGGCAGGCCTGGCACCCCCGGTACTCCAGCAATCCCAGCTCAACCGGGATACCCCGGCACACCCGGCAGACCTGGCACCCCTGGTACTCCAGCAATCCCAGCTCAACCAGGATACCCTGGCACACCCGGTAGACCCGGAACGCCAGGAACACCGGCAATTCCAGCTCAACCAGGATACCCCGGCACACCCGGTAGACCCGGAACGCCAGGAACACCGGCAATTCCAGCTCAACCAGGATACCCCGGCACACCCGGTAGACCCGGAACGCCAGGAACACCGGCAATTCCAGCTCAACCAGGATACCCCGGCACACCCGGTAGACCCGGAACGCCAGGAACACCGGCAATCCCAGCTCAACCAGGATACCCCGGCACACCCGGCAGACCTGGCACCCCCGGTACTCCAGCAATCCCAGCTCAACCGGGATACCCCGGCACACCCGGCAGACCTGGCACCCCTGGTACTCCAGCAATCCCAGCTCAACCAGGATACCCTGGCACACCCGGTAGACCCGGAACGCCAGGAACACCGGCAATTCCAGCTCAACCAGGATACCCCGGCACACCCGGTAGACCCGGAACGCCAGGAACACCGGCAATTCCAGCTCAACCAGGATACCCCGGCACACCCGGTAGACCCGGAACGCCAGGAACACCGGCAATTCCAGCTCAACCAGGATACCCCGGCACACCCGGGAAACCCGGAACGCCAGGAACACCGGCAATCCCAGCTCAACCAGGATACCCCGGCACACCCGGCAGACCTGGCACCCCCGGTACTCCGGCAATCCCAGCTCAACCAGGATACCCCGGCACACCCGGCAGACCTGGCACCCCTGGTACTCCAGCAATCCCAGCTCAACCAGGATACCCCGGCACACCCGGCAGACCTGGCACCCCCGGTACTCCAGCAATCCCAGCTCAACCGGGATACCCCGGCACACCCGGCAGGCCTGGCACCCCCGGTACTCCAGCAATCCCAGCTCAACCGGGATACCCCGGCACACCCGGCAGACCTGGCACCCCTGGTACTCCAGCAATCCCAGCTCAACCAGGATACCCTGGCACACCCGGTAGACCCGGAACGCCAGGAACACCGGCAATTCCAGCTCAACCAGGATACCCCGGCACACCCGGTAGACCCGGAACGCCAGGAACACCGGCAATTCCAGCTCAACCAGGATACCCCGGCACACCCGGTAGACCCGGAACGCCAGGAACACCGGCAATCCCAGCTCAACCAGGATACCCCGGCACACCCGGCAGACCTG GAACGCCAGGAACACCGGCAATCCCAGCTCAACCAGGATACCCCGGCACACCCGGTATACCCGGAACGCCAGGAACACCGGCAATCCCAGCTCAACCAGGATACCCAGGCACACCCGGCAGACCTGGCACCCCCGGTACTCCGGCAATCCCAGCTCAACCTGGATACCCCGGCACACCCGGCAGACCAGGAACGCCAGGAACACCGGCAATCCCAGCTCAACCAGGATACCCCGGCACACCCGGTATACCCGGAACGCCAGGAACACCGGCAATCCCAGCTCAACCAGGATACCCAGGCACACCCGGCAGACCTGGCACTCCCGGTACTCCGGCAATCCCAGCTCAACCAGGATACCCCGGCACGCCCGGCAGACCAGGCACCCCCGGTACTCCGGCAATCCCAGCTCAACCAGGATACCCTGGCACACCCGGCAGACCAGGCACCCCCGGTACTCCGGCAATCCCAGCTCAACCAGGATACCCTGGCACACCCGGCAGACCTGGCACCCCTGGTACTCCAGCAATCCCAGCTCAACCAGGATACCCCGGCACACCCGGTATACCCGGAACGCCAGGAACACCGGCAATCCCAGCTCAACCAGGATACCCAGGCACACCCGGCAGACCTGGCACCCCCGGTACTCCGGCAATCCCAGCTCAACCAGGATACCCTGGCACACCCGGCAGACCAGGCACCCCCGGTACTCCGGCAATCCCAGCTCAACCAGGATACCCTGGCACACCTGGCAGACCTGGCACCCCTGGTACTCCGGCAATCCCAGCTCAACCAGGATACCCTGGCACACCCGGCAGACCCGGAACTCCAGGAACACCGGCAATTCCAGCTCAACCAGGATACCCTGGCACACCCGGCAGACCTGGCACACCTGGTACTCCGGCAATCCCAGCTCAACCGGGATATCCAGGCACACCTGGCAGACCTGGCACACCTGGTACTCCGGCAATCCCAGCTCAACCAGGATACCCTGGCACACCTGGCAGACCTGGCACCCCTGGTACTCCGGCAATCCCAGCTCAACCAGGATACCCCGGCACACCCGGCAGACCTGGCACCCCTGGTACTCCGGCAATCCCAGCTCAACCAGGATACCCCGGCACACCCGGCAGGCCTGGCACCCCTGGTACTCCGGCAATCCCAGCTCAACCAGGATACCCTGGCACACCTGGCAGACCTGGCACCCCTGGTACTCCGGCAATCCCAGCTCAACCAGGATACCCTGGCACACCTGGCAGACCTGGCACCCCTGGTACTCCGGCAATCCCAGCTCAACCAGGATACCCCGGCACACCCGGCAGGCCTGGCACCCCTGGTACTCCGGCAATCCCAGCTCAACCAGGATACCCTGGCACACCTGGCAGACCTGGCACCCCTGGTACTCCGGCAATCCCAGCTCAACCAGGATACCCCGGCACACCCGGCAGACCCGGAACTCCAGGAACACCGGCAATTCCAGCTCAACCAGGATACCCCG GCACACCCGGCAGACCTGGCACACCTGGTACTCCGGCAATTCCAGCTCAACCAGGATACCCCGGCACACCCGGCAGACCTGGCACACCTGGTACTCCGGCAATCCCAGCTCAACCGGGATATCCAGGCACACCCGGCAGGCCTGGCACCCCTGGTACTCCGGCAATCCCAGCTCAACCAGGATACCCTGGCACACCTGGCAGACCTGGCACCCCTGGTACTCCGGCAATCCCAGCTCAACCAGGATACCCCGGCACACCCGGCAGACCCGGAACTCCAGGAACACCGGCAATTCCAGCTCAACCAGGATACCCCGGCACACCCGGCAGACCTGGCACACCTGGTACTCCGGCAATCCCAGCTCAACCGGGATATCCAGGCACACCCGGCAGACCTGGCACACCTGGTACTCCGGCAATCCCAGCTCAACCAGGATACCCTGGCACACCTGGCAGACCTGGCACCCCTGGTACTCCGGCAATCCCAGCTCAACCAGGATACCCCGGCACACCCGGTAAACCCGGAACTCCAGGAACACCAGCAATTCCAGCTCAACCAGGATACCCTGGCACACCCGGTAGACCTGGCACACCTGGTACTCCGGCAATCCCAGCTCAACCGGGATATCCAGGCACACCCGGCAGACCTGGCACACCTGGTACTCCGGCAATCCCAGCTCAACCAGGATACCCTGGCACACCTGGCAGACCTGGCACCCCTGGTACTCCGGCAATCCCAGCTCAACCAGGATACCCCGGCACACCCGGTAAACCCGGAACTCCAGGAACACCAGCAATTCCAGCTCAACCAGGATACCCTGGCACACCCGGTAGACCCGGAACGCCAGGAACACCGGCTATCCCAGCTCAACCAGGATACCCCGGCACACCCGGCAGACCTGGCACCCCTGGTACTCCAGCGATCCCAGCTCAACCAGGATACCCCGGCACACCCGGTAGACCCGGAACTCCAGGAACACCGGCAATTCCAGCTCAACCAGGATACCCCGGCACACCCGGTAGACCTGGAACTCCAGGAACACCGGCAATTCCTGCTCAACCAGGATACCCCGGCACACCTGGCAGACCTGGCACCCCTGGTACCCCGGCAATCCCAGCTCAACCAGGATACCCTGGCACACCCGGTAGACCCGGAACTCCAGGAACACCGGCAATTCCAGCTCAACCAGGATACCCCGGCACACCTGGCAGACCTGGCACCCCTGGTACCCCGGCAATCCCAGCTCAACCAGGATACCCTGGCACACCCGGTAGACCCGGAACTCCAGGAACACCGGCAATCCCAGCTCAACCAGGATACCCCGGCACACCCGGTAGACCTGGAACTCCAGGAACACCGGCAATTCCTGCTCAACCAGGATACCCCGGCACACCTGGCAGACCTGGCACCCCTGGTACCCCGGCAATCCCAGCTCAACCAGGATACCCTGGCACACCCGGTAGACCCGGAACTCCAGGAACACCGGCAATTCCAGCTCAACCAGGATACCCCGGCACACCTGGCAGACCTGGCACCCCTGGTACCCCGGCAATCCCAGCTCAACCAGGATACCCTGGCACACCCGGTAGACCCGGAACTCCAGGAACACCGGCAATCCCAGCTCAACCAGGATACCCCGGCACACCCGGTAGACCTGGAACTCCAGGAACACCGGCAATTCCTGCTCAACCAGGATACCCCGGCACACCTGGCAGACCTGGCACCCCTGGTACCCCGGCAATCCCAGCTCAACCAGGATACCCTGGCACACCCGGTAGACCCGGAACTCCAGGAACACCCGCAATCCCAGCTCAACCAGGATACCCTGGCACACCCGGTAGACCCGGAACTCCAGGAACACCGGCAATTCCAGCTCAACCAGGATACCCCGGCACACCTGGCAGACCTGGCACCCCTGGTACCCCGGCAATCCCAGCTCAACCAGGATACCCTGGCACACCCGGTAGACCCGGAACTCCAGGAACACCGGCAATTCCCGCTCAACCGGGATATCCCG GAAAACCTGGAACTCCGGGAACACCCGCGATTCCAGCCCAACCTGGATATCCTGGCAGTCCTG GCTATCCTGGTTACCCTGGCTATCCTAGCTATCCAGAGCCTGGTTATCCTGGTTATCCCGGCTATCCCGGCTATCCAGAGCCAGGTACACAACCGGAACCTGGATATCCTGGCTATCCTGGTTACCCTGGGGCACCAAACGGTCCGATTGGCGGAATAGGGCCTGAAGGGCCTGTAGGTGGTATCGGCGGCGACGGTGGCATTGGAGGTGATGGCGGCGTTGGCGGCGAAGGTGGCGTTGGGCCCGACGGTCCGGATGGTCCTTGGCCAACAGGTCCCCCAGGGCCAGATGGACCGTGGCCTGGTGATCCAGACTATGTTCCTCGAGCACAACCTACACAGCGTCCATCGTATTTCAACAAACAGAACGTTCCATACACTCCCATCACTGCCGGATCTTTTATCGAATCGAAATATCCAGAATCCAAAAAACTCACATCCGATTCTATGTATAATTCTCCAACTAGGCAGCTCAGCTCCGCAAATGGAAACTCCGAAGGTACAAAGAAAACAGCCAGTAATCAAGGCttgatcgaaaaattcaagCAATCAAATCAATCGCCAAAATCAGACTATACCGAACCTCAGGTGCAACCTG ACGCAGCAGGTCAAGCAAGGATTCCAAATTCCGCCGAACAGAGTCAATGA